Proteins from a genomic interval of Vanacampus margaritifer isolate UIUO_Vmar chromosome 4, RoL_Vmar_1.0, whole genome shotgun sequence:
- the dmxl2 gene encoding dmX-like protein 2 isoform X1 — MHLHQVLTGAVNPGDCCYSVGSVNDVPFTAYGSGCDVVILASDFECVQIIPGAQNGNIQVGCVECSHQLGRIAASYGNTVCIFEPLITNPNKRHKQLNYQWQKTGQFFLDAITYNLAWDPQGNRILAATERLQLWAPPLADALIEEEDGQASEDKLHPVLNDWNCVWQCKTAASVHVAKWSSDGEYFATIGKDDCLLKVWYPTTGWRSAVVVQDPSDKKPPAVHFSFVYLAHPRSITGMSWRKTSKYMPKGSVCNVLLTSCEDGVCRLWSETLLPEDSLLGGQISENTHSFSSSLPGLAGNKDKIQHALESIHHLKHLRRGRRRSSALVAHSDLLPSQLGTQDAHTHRHIAHHANALCHFHISASINPSTDIPSMLADSALFNADDGSGTGGFVVHWLNNKDLSFTCSMDLFMLQLRKFSEQQLDHATEDPLDPEGSPLKFDFDLDEMSDKASSELGEEGEPGEQGSTKASSPGSSSSLPLPSMLLERRMESLTTEWNKSPDMLFTIHPTDGSFLVWHVKYLDEFNQGIFRQVQVSFSSRIPVAFPTGDANSLSKNILMYACTLTERESFRAGEQGIMVQHVAHSASALAGLGAPALASSSIPNPGTSPAVMMVSKHVDGSLNQWAVTFAERSAFSNVLTVSHKFRYCGHRFHLNDQACHTVLPLLLTSSHHNALLTPPSAPGSMDGEQPPTFPLPKGLPRKQLRNAATRTFHDPNAIYSELILWRVDHIGPLSCTGGVSELARINSLHTSAFSNVAWLPSLVPSSVLGTYCNSASACFVASDGKNLRLYQAVVDARKLLDELSDPETSKLVGEVFNIVSQQSTARPGCIIELDVITNQCGANTQLLHVFQEDFILGYKPQKEPDAHATAFPSGEEYHPPPFSEKFFLVVIEKDLNRNSVLQMWHLHLQSVQACVDDLNQDSTFPSQLMVPNQVVNPDSSPETSPIRPLPRSASTVNLQSASKLILSSKLVYSKRMDLPHGVEVTRATPSAGHLSSSSIYPVCLAPYLIVTTCSDSRVRFWRCAVEGDHVDSDDDQDKRMYRWEPWALMNEEEDNNSAVFVSGRPVAVSCSYIGRLAVAFKQPRQGQISGKEFSMHVSIYECESTGGSEWVLEQTLHLEEFNRPSSTLDPRVSVDSNLFVYSRSDLYMSRDHNSPNIKHYVHLDWLSKEDGSHILTVGVGSNILMYGRISGMVNEQTSSKEGVAVITLPLGGSIKQGIRSRWILLRTVDLLSSVDGTPSLPVSLSWVRDGILVVGMDCEMHVYAQWHQDKKPGEGEESNLSSADIAGGQTTASSSVFEGRARSKSVFEGSAAVDEALRIPAGLQEGGLFEAAHSLSPTLPQYHPTQLLELMDLGKVRRAKAILAHLVKCIAGEVAVVRDVEAGEGGARRHLSRTISVTGSTAKDTIVAGRDGGRDYTEINSIPPLPLYALMIADEDTSFKGVEETVKGPKVTNGEAGHMSAEDQYADLFQVPTVTTDDFVNFATDKPEKKSRVINLSQYGPAYFGPEHAQVLSSHLMHSSLPGLTRLEQMFLVALADTVATTSAEVTSSTDQKYTGGEALDECGLRYLLAMRLHTCLLTSLPPLYRMQLLHQGLSTCHFAWAFHSEAEEELLNMIPAMQRGDPQWSELRAVGVGWWIRNINTLRKMVEKLGKTAFQRHNDPLDAALFYLAMKKKAVLWGLFRSQHDEKMTQFFKNNFSEDRWRKAALKNAFSLLGKQRFEQSAAFFLLAGSLKDAIEVLMEKMEDLQLAMIVARLYEADFENSSTCQGLLYEKVLGCDRDGSHYHCSRLHPDPFLRSIAYWIMKDYTLALDTLLERIPKDDDDNPDVMVKSCNPVVFSFYNYLRTHPLIIRRHFASSEGTATTVGLTAEKSSADEINLIERKLFFTTANAHFKVGCPVLALEVLSKIPKVTKKSGSSPLSKASSKANVNSSQPLEQNTGIDWASPAPPAWGGNEGAGGMDWSQPIGNLKDDDLKLDWGDDKDDDEDDDEDCLTMKKLETEIKVEGNSDSKLQRDDPQGESEVDVIAEQLKFRACLKILMTELRTLATGFELDGGKLRFQLYSWLEKEIAAMHNICNYKVEGKEQESEAEHWAERAASVDISDDMLERTDAGAYERHQMERRRLQAKQQHSERRKAWLRKNQALLRVFLSYCSLHGAKGGGVTSVRMELLFLLQESQQEITVKQLQSPLPLPTTLPLLSACIAPTKTVIANPVLHLSNHIHDILHTVTLMEAPPHPDVIDDRVSALHTLAASLSACIYQALCDSHSYSSQTEANQFTGMVYQGLLLSERKRLRTESIEEHITPNSAPAQWPGVSSLISLLTSAREEDQPRLNVLLCEAVMAVYLALLIHGLGTHNSNELFRLAAHPLNNRMWAAVFGGGAKVIIKPKRPEAPPVGANKDGAEAQADPPQTNCDANPKPVVPPQPPAEDGDRYRRRFNMRMLVPGRPVKETPAAPPPLPAERPTYREKFIPPELSMWDYFVAKPFLPLSDSNALCDSDESGAEDDEDDDDAFLSDTQMTEHSDPNSYSWALIRLVMVKLFHHSIKNFLPITGLDFADLPVTSPFTNAVLKTLENWEHILLETMNKFDGPPPNYINTYPTDLSAGGGPAILRHKAMLEPDNTPFKTKNHQSFPARRLWHFLVKQEVLQESLIRYIFTKKRKQSESVDNHMDHVRPNCVAGASGLNKVEADLGYPGGKAKIIHKESDIIMAFAINKANSNEIVLASTHDVQEVDVSTLVAVQPYAWIGEDFDKESRSSDDIDYKSSQTNIAQASSGPFAPPQIAVSASMPWLGSGQTSMGASVIMKRNLNNVKRMTSHPIYQYYMTGAQDGSVRMFEWNRPQQLICFRQAGNARVTRLYFNSQGNKCGVADGEGFLSLWQVNQTSSNPKPYLSWQCHTKTCGDFAFITSSSLIATAGQSNDNRNVCLWDTLISPSNTMVHAFPCHENGATVLQYAPKQQLLITGGRKGFVCVFDIRQRQLLHTFQAHDSAIKALALDTFEDFFVTGSAEGNMKVWKLAGQGLMHSFGSEHAKQSIFRNIGAGVMQVETRPGNRIFTCGADGTLKMRVLPDRYNIPSSLIDVL, encoded by the exons ATGCATCTACATCAAGTACTGACGGGAGCGGTGAACCCGGGGGATTGCTGCTATTCGGTGGGGAGCGTGAATGACGTTCCGTTCACG GCCTATGGCTCAGGTTGCGATGTCGTGATCTTGGCTAGTGACTTCGAGTGTGTGCAGATAATCCCAGGAGCTCAGAATGGGAACATTCAGGTGGGCTGTGTGGAATGCTCCCATCAGCTTGGCAGG ATTGCTGCCTCTTACGGAAACACAGTCTGCATCTTTGAACCTCTCATTACCAACCCAAACAAACGCCACAAG CAGCTTAACTATCAGTGGCAAAAGACAGGGCAGTTCTTCCTTGATGCCATCACCTACAACCTGGCGTGGGACCCACAGG GGAATCGTATCCTAGCAGCAACCGAGCGGCTCCAGCTGTGGGCTCCACCGCTGGCAGATGCCCTAATTGAGGAGGAGGATGGCCAGGCATCTGAGGACAAGCTCCATCCCGTTCTTAATGACTGGAACTGTGTCTGGCAGTGCAA GACTGCTGCATCTGTTCACGTTGCCAAGTGGTCCTCTGATGGAGAGTACTTTGCAACAATTGGGAAG GATGACTGTTTACTCAAAGTGTGGTATCCCACCACGGGCTGGCGTTCTGCAGTGGTGGTCCAGGACCCCTCAGATAAGAAACCGCCCGCTGTTCACTTCTCTTTTGTTTACCTGGCCCACCCCCGCTCGATCACTGGTATGTCCTGGAGGAAGACTAGCAAGTACATGCCAAA GGGTTCAGTGTGCAATGTTTTGCTGACATCTTGTGAGGATGGCGTGTGCAGGCTGTGGTCTGAGACCCTGCTTCCAGAAGACAGCTTGCTTGGGGGGCAAATATCTGAAAACACGCATTCTTTTAGCTCCAGCCTGCCAGGCTTGGCAGGCAATAAGGACAAGATTCAGCACGCTTTGGAG TCTATTCATCACCTGAAGCATCTGCGTCGGGGAAGGCGACGATCATCTGCTTTGGTAGCTCACAGTGATCTGCTCCCCTCTCAGCTTGGCACACAGGATGCACACACTCACCGCCACATTGCGCATCATGCCAACGCATTGTGTCACTTCCACATCTCAGCCAGTATTAATCCCAGCACAG ACATCCCATCGATGCTGGCAGACTCTGCACTCTTCAACGCAGATGATGGCAGCGGGACAGGAGGATTTGTGGTTCATTGGCTCAACAATAAAGACCTAAGCTTCACCTGCTCGATGGATCTTTTTATGCTGCAGCTGCGCAAGTTCTCTGAACAGCAGCTAGACCATGCAACAGAAGACCCCCTGGACCCCGAAGGATCCCCTTTGAAGTTTGACTTTG ACCTGGATGAGATGTCTGACAAAGCCTCATCTGAGCTTGGAGAGGAGGGTGAGCCGGGGGAGCAGGGAAGCACAAAAGCATCCTCCCCAGGATCCAGCTCCAGCTTGCCTTTGCCCTCAATGCTGCTGGAGAGGAGGATGGAGAGTCTAACCACAGAGTGGAATAAGAGTCCTGACATGCTGTTCACCATCCACCCAACTGACGGCTCGTTTCTTGTTTGGCATGTCAAGTACTTGGATGAATTTAACCAAGGCATCTTCAGGCAGGTTCAG GTGTCCTTTTCCTCCCGTATCCCAGTGGCATTTCCTACAGGCGATGCCAATTCGCTGAGTAAAAACATCCTGATGTATGCCTGTACTTTGACCGAGAGGGAGAGTTTCAGGGCAGGGGAGCAGGGAATAATGGTTCAACATGTCGCTCACTCCGCCTCAGCCTTGGCTGGCCTCGGTGCACCTGCCTTAGCCTCTTCTTCTATTCCCAATCCTGGCACCAGTCCTGCTGTCATGATGGTCTCCAAGCATGTTGATGGATCTCTTAAccag TGGGCTGTGACATTCGCCGAGCGCTCTGCATTCTCCAATGTATTGACCGTGTCCCACAAATTTCGCTATTGTGGCCACCGTTTCCATCTGAATGACCAAGCCTGCCATACAGTGCTGCCACTGCTGCTCACATCCTCACACCATAATGCACTGCTTACACCTCCCTCGGCTCCCGGTAGCATGGATGGCGAACAACCTCCCACCTTTCCACTTCCAAAGGGACTTCCAAG GAAGCAGCTTCGCAATGCAGCAACAAGGACCTTCCACGACCCCAATGCCATCTACAGTGAACTCATCTTGTGGAGAGTGGATCACATTGGACCCCTCTCATGCACTGGAGGAGTCTCTGAACTGGCCCGGATCAACTCTCTGCACACCTCTGCTTTCAGCAATGTTGCGTGGCTACCTTCACTTGTCCCCAGCTCCGTGCTCG GAACATACTGTAATAGTGCCAGTGCCTGCTTTGTGGCATCAGATGGTAAGAACCTTCGTCTGTATCAAGCTGTCGTCGATGCCAGAAAGCTACTAGACGAACTGTCAGATCCGGAAACATCT AAACTAGTTGGTGAAGTTTTCAACATCGTCAGTCAGCAGTCCACCGCCAGACCTGGCTGTATCATAGAGCTCGATGTCATTACAAACCAG TGTGGTGCCAACACCCAGCTGCTGCATGTCTTCCAAGAGGACTTCATTTTAGGTTATAAACCTCAAAAGGAACCAGACGCACACGCGACTGCTTTTCCATCTGGTGAAG AGTACCACCCTCCCCCTTTTTCGGAGAAGTTTTTCCTGGTGGTGATAGAAAAGGATCTCAACAGGAACTCAGTGCTGCAAATGTGGCACCTGCACCTCCAGTCTGTCCAGGCCTGTGTTG ATGATCTGAACCAAGATTCTACCTTCCCGAGCCAGCTGATGGTTCCCAATCAAGTGGTGAACCCTGACTCATCTCCAGAGACCTCCCCTATCAGGCCTCTTCCCCGCTCAGCCTCCACGGTCAACTTGCAGTCGGCCAGCAAACTCATCCTTAGTTCCAAATTGGTGTACAGCAAGCGAATGGACTTGCCCCACGGGGTCGAGGTTACCCGAGCCACGCCGTCTGCTG GCCATCTCAGTTCCTCTTCCATCTACCCTGTGTGCCTGGCTCCTTATCTGATCGTGACTACCTGCTCTGACTCTCGGGTGCGGTTCTGGCGTTGTGCCGTAGAGGGTGATCATGTAGATAGTGACGATGACCAGGACAAGCGGATGTACCGCTGGGAGCCATGGGCTCTAATGAACGAGGAGGAAGACAACAACAGCGCCGTGTTTGTGTCGGGGCGGCCTGTTGCCGTGTCATGCTCCTACATTGGGAGACTGGCCGTGGCCTTTAAGCAGCCACGTCAAGGACAG aTTTCTGGAAAAGAGTTCTCCATGCACGTGTCTATTTATGAGTGTGAATCAACTGGTGGTTCCGAATGGGTTTTGGAGCAAACTCTCCATTTGGAAGAATTTAACAGACCATCATCAACCTTGGACCCGAGAGTCAGCGTGGACTCCAACCTCTTTGTTTACAGCAG ATCGGACCTTTACATGAGCCGAGACCACAACTCACCCAACATCAAGCATTACGTCCATCTGGATTGGTTGTCAAAAGAAGATGGCTCTCACATCCTCACTGTGGGGGTTGGATCCAACATTCTCATGTACGGCCGAATCTCTGGCATGGTCAATGAGCAAACAAGCAGCAAAGAGGGTGTGGCTGTCATCACCCTTCCTCTAGGGGGCAGTATCAAACAGGGGATCCGCTCTCGATGGATCCTACTAAGGACCGTGGACCTGCTGTCCTCTGTGGATGGCACTCCTTCTCTGCCAGTCTCACTCTCTTGGGTGAGGGATGGCATTTTGGTGGTGGGCATGGATTGTGAGATGCACGTATATGCCCAATGGCACCAGGATAAGAAGCCCGGTGAGGGAGAAGAGAGCAACCTGTCATCTGCGGACATTGCTGGAGGTCAAACCACAGCTTCTTCCTCAGTCTTTGAAGGGAGAGCCAGGTCGAAGAGTGTGTTTGAAGGGAGCGCCGCAGTAGATGAGGCCCTACGTATCCCGGCTGGACTTCAAGAGGGTGGACTTTTTGAGGCAGCTCACTCTTTGTCCCCAACCCTACCCCAGTATCATCCCACCCAGCTGCTTGAGCTCATGGATTTGGGAAAGGTTCGCCGTGCCAAG GCCATTCTTGCTCATTTGGTGAAGTGTATTGCTGGGGAGGTGGCTGTTGTGCGAGATGTGGAGGCAGGTGAGGGCGGAGCCAGGAGACATCTGTCCCGGACCATCAGTGTGACCGGCAGCACTGCAAAAGACACCATTGTGGCCGGTCGTGACGGAGGGCGGGATTACACCGAAATCAACTCCATCCCTCCGCTGCCTCTTTACGCGCTCATGATAGCTGACGAAGATACTTCCTTCAAGGGGGTAGAAGAAACGGTCAAAGGACCCAAAGTGACCAACGGTGAGGCAGGGCACATGTCTGCCGAGGACCAGTACGCTGACCTCTTCCAG GTGCCAACAGTCACCACGGATGACTTTGTGAACTTTGCCACTGACAAACCAGAGAAGAAGTCTCGCGTTATCAACCTCTCGCAATATGGTCCTGCCTACTTTGGACCGGAGCATGCACAG GTGTTGTCCAGTCACCTCATGCACTCCAGCCTTCCTGGACTAACCCGACTTGAGCAAATGTTCTTGGTGGCCCTGGCTGACACGGTGGCAACCACAAGTGCTGAGGTCACCAGCTCAACTGACCAAAAATACACAG GAGGTGAAGCGCTGGATGAATGTGGACTGAGATACCTGCTGGCCATGCGTCTTCATACTTGCCTGCTCACCTCTCTGCCCCCACTTTACCGCATGCAGCTTCTTcaccaag GCCTGTCAACATGCCATTTTGCCTGGGCCTTTCACTCTGAGGCAGAGGAGGAGTTGCTGAATATGATTCCGGCCATGCAGAGAGGTGACCCCCAGTGGTCTGAGCTGCGAGCTGTCGGTGTTGGTTGGTGGATACGCAACATCAACACCTTGAGGAAAATGGTGGAGAAG TTAGGCAAAACTGCATTCCAGAGGCACAATGACCCCTTAGACGCTGCTCTCTTCTACCTGGCCATGAAGAAAAAGGCTGTCCTGTGGGGGCTCTTCAG ATCCCAACATGACGAGAAGATGACGCAGTTCTTCAAGAATAATTTCAGTGAAGACCGTTGGCGAAAGGCAGCTCTCAAAAATGCTTTCTCTCTACTTGGAAAGCAACGATTTGAACAGTCGGCCGCCTTCTTCTTGCTGGCTGGATCACTCAAAGACGCGATCGAG GTGTTGATGGAGAAGATGGAGGATCTCCAGTTAGCTATGATAGTCGCTCGGCTATACGAAGCGGACTTTGAGAATTCATCCACCTGCCAAGGTCTCCTTTATGAGAAGGTCCTTGGATGTGACAGGGACGGAAGTCATTACCACTGTTCTAGACTTCACCCTGACCCCTTCCTGCGCAGCATAGCATACTGGATAATGAAGGATTACACCCTAGCCCTGGACACACTCTTAGAGCGCATCCccaaagatgatgatgataaccCTG ATGTGATGGTCAAATCTTGCAACCCCGTGGTGTTCAGTTTCTACAACTATTTAAGAACCCACCCGCTCATCATCCGGCGGCACTTTGCGAGTTCAGAGGGTACGGCGACCACAGTGGGTCTCACTGCAGAAAAGAGTAGTGCTGATGAGATCAACCTCATAGAGCGCAAATTGTTCTTCACCACTGCAAATGCACATTTCAAG GTGGGCTGCCCAGTTTTGGCCCTGGAGGTACTCTCCAAAATTCCCAAAGTAACCAAGAAATCAGGCTCCTCTCCCCTCAGCAAGGCTTCATCCAAGGCCAATGTAAACTCAAGCCAGCCACTGGAACAGAACACGGGTATAGACTGGGCTTCACCTGCTCCCCCCGCATGGGGAGGAAATGAAGGTGCGGGTGGGATGGACTGGAGCCAGCCCATAGGCAACTTGAAGGACGATGATCTTAAGCTTGACTGGGGGGATGACAAGGACGATGATGAAGACGACGATGAGGATTGTCTGACTATGAAGAAACTTGAAACGGAAATAAAAGTGGAGGGAAATTCTGATTCAAAGCTGCAAAGAGATGACCCACAG ggTGAGTCTGAGGTGGATGTGATAGCCGAGCAGCTAAAGTTCCGTGCCTGCCTAAAAATCCTAATGACAGAGCTGCGGACACTAGCCACGGGCTTCGAGTTAGATGGAGGCAAACTTCGTTTTCAGCTCTACAGTTGGCTCGAGAAGGAGATTGCAGCCATGCATAACATCTGCAACTACAAG GTAGAAGGCAAGGAGCAAGAGTCAGAGGCAGAGCACTGGGCGGAACGAGCAGCATCAGTGGACATCTCGGATGACATGTTGGAGAGAACGGACGCTGGTGCCTATGAGCGTCACCAAATGGAGCGGCGGCGCTTACAAGCTAAGCAGCAGCATTCGGAGAGGCGCAAGGCTTGGCTGAGGAAGAACCAGGCCCTGCTCAGGGTCTTCCTCTCTTACTGCAGCCTCCATGGAGCCAAAGGAGGAGGAGTCACCTCTGTACGCATGGAGCTCTTGTTCCTACTGCAAGAGAGCCAGCAG GAGATCACAGTGAAGCAGCTGCAATCTCCCCTCCCTCTCCCAACCACCTTGCCTCTGCTCTCAGCCTGCATTGCCCCCACCAAAACGGTCATAGCTAATCCTGTGCTTCATCTCAGCAACCACATTCACGATATCCTGCACACCGTTACCCTCATGGAGGCTCCGCCGCATCCAGATGTCATAGATGACCGG GTAAGTGCCCTGCATACACTGGCAGCGTCTCTGTCTGCTTGCATCTATCAGGCGCTGTGTGACAGCCACAGTTACAG CAGCCAGACAGAGGCCAACCAGTTTACTGGAATGGTGTACCAGGGCTTGTTGCTCAGTGAGAGGAAACGACTCCGCACAGAAAGCATAGAGGAGCATATCACTCCAAACTCGGCTCCTGCTCAGTGGCCAG GTGTGTCGTCCCTGATTTCTCTGTTGACGTCTGCCCGGGAGGAGGACCAGCCAAGACTTAACGTGCTGCTGTGCGAGGCAGTCATGGCTGTTTATCTAGCCTTGCTCATCCATGGCTTGGGCACTCACAACAGCAATGAACTCTTCCGCCTTGCCGCACATCCTCTCAACAACCGCATGTGGGCCGCAGTCTTTGGAGGAGGAGCCAAAGTCATAATAAAGCCAAAGAGGCCCGAGGCCCCACCAG TTGGGGCAAACAAGGACGGTGCAGAAGCCCAAGCTGATCCCCCACAGACTAATTGTGACGCTAACCCTAAACCAG TGGTTCCCCCTCAGCCCCCAGCTGAGGATGGGGACCGATACAGGCGCAGATTTAATATGAGGATGCTTGTGCCTGGTCGCCCTGTGAAGGAGACACCAGCCGCCCCACCACCGCTGCCCGCAGAAAGACCCACTTACAGGGAGAAATTTATTCCCCCAGAGCTGAGCATGTGGGACTATTTTGTGGCTAAA CCCTTCCTTCCGTTGTCAGACAGCAATGCTTTGTGTGACTCGGATGAAAGTGGAGctgaggatgatgaagatgatgatgacgctttcctttcggacacacaAATGACTGAGCACTCTGACCCCAACTCCTACAG CTGGGCTCTGATCCGCTTGGTCATGGTGAAACTGTTTCATCACAGTATTAAGAACTTCCTCCCTATCACTGGGCTTGACTTTGCAG ACTTGCCAGTCACTTCACCTTTCACAAACGCTGTGTTGAAGACCCTTGAGAACTGGGAACATATTTTATTGGAGACCATGAATAAATTTGACGGTCCGCCCCCCAACTACATTAACACTTACCCTACTGACCTCAGCGCCGGGGGCGGTCCTGCCATACTGCGACACAAGGCCATGCTAGAACCAGACAACACTCCTTTCAA GACAAAAAATCATCAGTCCTTTCCAGCTCGCCGCTTGTGGCATTTCCTGGTCAAACAGGAAGTTCTTCAGGAGTCCTTAATTCGTTACATCTTCACCAAGAAAAGGAAGCAGAGCGAG TCTGTAGACAACCATATGGACCATGTAAGGCCAAACTGCGTAGCTGGAGCTAGCGGTCTCAACAAG GTGGAGGCAGATCTGGGATATCCAGGAGGCAAAGCAAAAATCATTCACAAGGAGTCTGACATCATCATGGCATTTGCAATCAACAAG GCTAACTCAAATGAAATAGTGCTGGCCTCCACCCATGACGTCCAGGAAGTTGACGTATCAACGCTGGTGGCTGTTCAACCCTACGCTTGGATCGGAGAGGACTTTGATAAGGAGTCACGCAG CTCTGATGACATCGACTACAAATCATCTCAGACCAACATTGCCCAGGCCAGTTCTGGTCCCTTTGCACCACCACAGATCGCCGTCTCTGCATCCATGCCGTGGCTGGGAAGCGGTCAGACCAGTATGGGAGCAAGCGTG ATCATGAAGAGGAATCTCAATAATGTCAAGAGAATGACGTCCCATCCCATTTATCAGTATT ACATGACAGGAGCCCAGGATGGCAGTGTGAGGATGTTTGAATGGAACAGACCTCAGCAGCTCATCTGCTTCAGACAAGCAGGCAACGCTCGAGTTACTCGACTCTATTTCAACTCCCAGGGCAACAAG TGTGGAGTCGCTGACGGAGAGGGATTCCTCAGTCTGTGGCAAGTTAACCAAACGTCATCCAACCCCAAACCCTACCTG AGTTGGCAGTGCCACACAAAGACTTGTGGCGATTTTGCTTTCATCACATCCTCCAGCCTCATCGCCACAGCCGGGCAGTCCAACGACAACAG AAATGTCTGCCTGTGGGACACTCTGATTTCACCCAGCAATACTATGGTCCACG CCTTCCCATGTCATGAGAACGGGGCCACTGTGCTGCAGTATGCTCCGAAGCAGCAGCTGCTGATCACTGGAGGCCGGAAAGGCTTCGTGTGCGTGTTTGACATCCGGCAGAGACAGCTGCTCCACACTTTCCAAGCCCATGACTCCGCCATCAAGGCACTGGCCCTGGACACCTTCGAGGACTTTTTCGTCACCGGCTCTGCAGAGGGCAACATGAAG